GCTGCTTGAATTTATCGGCTACATATTAGAGGGCTATGCGAAGGATGTCGAGAAGAACAAGCAAGCTCTGTACTCCCATGAACAGAATAAGGAAAGAGATGCTTGCATCGCCAGTCTCATTCTCAATTCAGGCCTGCGGGTATCCGAAGTCGTGAATCTAAACGTCGATGATCTTGATCTTAATAACAAGGTGCTCTATGTATACCGTAAGGGCAACAACGATGAGACCTTCAAGAATCCAGTCTATTTCCGAGAGCAGGCAAAAGACGATCTTCTCACCTATATGCAGCTGCGGACACTTCGCTACCATACACCCAAAAGAGAAAAAGCACTCTTCGTCACGGTCCCCAATGGTCAAAAAGATGGGAAACGCATGACAAAGCGTGCCATTCAAGCAATGATTATCAAGTATGCCAAACGTTTCGGGAAGCCTTATCTCACGGTTCATAAGCTTCGGCATTCCTTTGCAACCGACTATTATTTACAAAATGATATCTATAAGACCAAGGAGCAGCTGGGTCATGCCTCTACAGAAACGACAGAGGTCTATGCCCATCTAACCGATAAAACGATGTCCGAAGCTATTGAACGCCGCACCGAATCATAAAATTTGCAATGCTCGTGACTTGATCACGATTGTAACAGGCTGCCGATTCAGGCAGCTGTTCTTTATTCAGCCATTCTAAATCGACAGCAATAACCGCTCTCACCTGTTCTAGCTGAAGTAAAGCAAGATCCTCTTGTTCTCGCACCAAGAGCAGCTTAGGATAGGGCGCTTTCTTGAAGCCCTCCACCAGAATGTAATCATAGGCAGAGAATCGCTTGATGATATCCTCAAGAGATGCACTCCGTTTCTCGATGACCGCATGTCTGGTATCAGAAATGACTGCAACG
This sequence is a window from Paenibacillus urinalis. Protein-coding genes within it:
- the xerS gene encoding tyrosine recombinase XerS, whose translation is MHIQKETDRKKLDERVVTMPWFVQQFIDYKLPDLSPSTLLEYVRDYDTFFTWLRAEGLSAAEKNSDVTLKDLEVLRMDSITGYRIYLTTKREGANSRITISRKLSSLRSLFHYLSQIAEDEEFYPLLKRNIMAKIEIKRVHKPKDTAAKLKGKILEEDELLEFIGYILEGYAKDVEKNKQALYSHEQNKERDACIASLILNSGLRVSEVVNLNVDDLDLNNKVLYVYRKGNNDETFKNPVYFREQAKDDLLTYMQLRTLRYHTPKREKALFVTVPNGQKDGKRMTKRAIQAMIIKYAKRFGKPYLTVHKLRHSFATDYYLQNDIYKTKEQLGHASTETTEVYAHLTDKTMSEAIERRTES
- the mobB gene encoding molybdopterin-guanine dinucleotide biosynthesis protein B translates to MNSDDTHRVQSRIWQVIGYKNAGKTTLIARLVQELRERGYKAAVIKHDGHDHFDMDHPNTDSGKYSEAGAEAVAVISDTRHAVIEKRSASLEDIIKRFSAYDYILVEGFKKAPYPKLLLVREQEDLALLQLEQVRAVIAVDLEWLNKEQLPESAACYNRDQVTSIANFMIRCGVQ